Proteins from one Malaya genurostris strain Urasoe2022 chromosome 2, Malgen_1.1, whole genome shotgun sequence genomic window:
- the LOC131430616 gene encoding apolipoprotein D-like: protein MISALAIGQLLLAFLLRSSLAQIISTGQCPEHPVVQNFDLPAYLGEWYEINRYEQNFQRGGECSKAAYALNDDGTVRVDNRMLIPPSDQFDVEIGFAVVSFPEDNLQQAKLNVSFRGMPPNRSNYWVLDTDYTTFSFVWSCFEVSDTIKGESHWLLSRTPELPESARSRVEELTDLYLDRRHVRPTRQDSDLCNVQESRCVLEGSVEN from the exons ATGATTTCGGCACTTGCAATAGGACAGTTGTTACTGGCATTTCTGCTCCGTTCTTCGTTGGCTCAAATTATTTCCACCGGTCAGTGTCCTGAGCATCCCGTAGTTCAAAACTTCGATCTGCCGGCCTACCTGGGCGAGTGGTACGAGATTAATCGATATGAACAGAACTTCCAACGAGGAGGTGAATGTTCCAAGGCGGCATATgcgttgaatgacgatggaactGTTCGAGTGGATAACCGAATGTTGATTCCACCTAGTGATCAGTTTGATGTGGAAATCGGATTTGCAGTCGTTTCGTTCCCCGAGGACAATCTGCAGCAGGCCAAGTTGAACGTGAGCTTCCGAGGAATGC CTCCGAATCGATCAAATTATTGGGTGTTGGATACAGACTATACGACGTTTTCATTTGTTTGGAGCTGTTTCGAAGTCAGTGATACAATCAAAGGGG AAAGTCATTGGCTTCTGTCGAGAACACCCGAATTACCTGAGAGTGCTCGAAGCCGCGTTGAGGAACTGACTGATTTGTACTTGGACCGCCGCCACGTCAGACCCACGCGGCAGGATTCGGACTT atgcAATGTACAGGAAAGCAGATGTGTCTTAGAGGGAAGTGTCGAAAACTGA
- the LOC131432699 gene encoding apolipoprotein D-like, whose protein sequence is MGYQLLFALVLTLSSSSLAQVISSGECPEHPVVQNFNVQSYVGRWYEISRYETSTQRGGECVEVSYTQTSDTSLSLENRLVVPPNTEFEVVNGQSFVSFPNESPVQGRMNISFGAMPPTSVNYWVLDTDYTSFSFVWNCFAVSETLKGENFWLMSRTVELPASAQSRVDELINLYLKPQYIRPTRHDLEGCANQRNAKIGEQSEFDDV, encoded by the exons ATGGGTTACCAGCTACTGTTCGCACTCGTGCTTACTTTAAGCAGTTCCTCACTGGCTCAAGTGATCTCCTCGGGAGAATGTCCGGAACATCCGGTAGTGCAAAATTTCAACGTACAATCCTACGTGGGACGATGGTATGAGATTAGTCGTTACGAAACGTCGACTCAGCGTGGCGGAGAGTGCGTCGAGGTGAGCTATACTCAGACTAGCGACACCTCACTCAGTTTGGAAAACCGTCTGGTGGTTCCGCCTAACACAGAATTTGAAGTGGTCAACGGACAGTCATTTGTCTCGTTCCCCAATGAGAGTCCTGTGCAGGGTCGAATGAATATTAGCTTCGGAGCGATGC CTCCTACTTCTGTGAACTACTGGGTGTTGGACACTGACTATACCAGTTTCTCATTTGTGTGGAATTGTTTCGCAGTTAGCGAGACTCTGAAAGGTG AAAACTTTTGGTTGATGTCCAGAACTGTTGAGTTGCCAGCCAGTGCTCAGAGTAGGGTGGATGAGCTTATTAACCTTTACTTGAAACCACAATACATCAGACCAACTCGGCACGACTTAGAAGG GTGTGCAAATCAGAGGAACGCAAAGATTGGTGAGCAATCAGAATTTGACGATGTTTGA